In Chryseobacterium oryzae, the genomic stretch TTCAAAGTTTTCTTATCATAAACAAATCCTTTTTTGTTTTTCCATGTAAGCTGATAAACTTTGTCTCCCGCAATGGTACTTCCTTCAGAGAAAACATCTTCAGGCTGTTTGGTGCTTAAAACCGGAGTTGTATTTCCCAACTGATAAGTAAGAATTTGTGAAGAACCATTTTGCCCGTCGCTTTCATAGATGGTATTTCCGTCTAACTGAAAACCCTGTACAAAATTTTTAGGATCATGAGGATATTCTGCAACAACTTCATAATTAAGCGTAGTTTCCGGAGATTTGCTGTAAACATTGATGGTTGCATCCTGATACAATGTTTCCCCACCTTTTGTTTTCACATTAAACGTAACCGCATTATCACCTAATGTAAAATACTTGGGATCAATTACAAGATTGTTCGTTTCTTTTTCTCCAAAACTTATGGTAATACTTTCTGCATTATCTATAACTTCTTGCGGCAAAGTAAGTTTATCGCCAAAATGATATCCTTTCTGCTCCATTCCTGTATTATAGTCTGCAAGAGAAGTGAGGATTTTTTCGTCATTTTTACAAGAAACAATCAGTAATAATGCTGCAAAACCTGCTATTAATTTATTTTTCATTGTTTTTATCGAAATTTTTTTCAAAAATAACAAAATTTATTCCTCTCTGCTAATTTCTTGTACAGATTCGCCAAACTGAAGGATATATCCGTTGTTATCGTAAATGGCAAATTCTCTCATTCCCCAATCGAAAACTTCGAGTTCATAACAAATTTTTGCTGTAAACTTCAAAGAATCCCAAAAAGACTGAATATTTTCAATATTAAAATAAAAAGATCCGGAAAAACATATTTCCCTTTTCTTTTCATGAGAATTGGGCAAAGAAATCATGATTTGAATTTCATCTTTCTCCAAAACAGCCCAATTCCAATCTGAATTTTGGTTTTTTAAAGAAAATTTCAAAACATGAGTATAAAACTGAATCGTTTCTTCAAATTTTTCAGTCCACAATACCGGAGTTAAAGAATTTACTTTCATTCTCAGTTCATTAATGGGTAAATCCTGTAATTTTAGCTTCATCAAAATCGAGCTGCATTTCTATACCCCGTAAGACTTGATCATCAAATATTTTTTCGCGTTTCATTCTATGAAGTTCGTTTCTCTGTGCCTGAATTACCTGACGAAGAACATCCTTACTCTCATGAAGAGAGGAAGAGAAATTTTCCGTAGAAGCCATGCATTGCGTTTTATCTGCCATCATCATCATTTCATTTTCAAGTTTACGTTTTTGATGACGAACCAAGCTGTTGGTTTCTATTAACTGAGTATAATCGTTCTCTAATGTATGTAAAGCCGTTTCTTTAAGCTTTCTCCAAAGTATAACTTCTTGTTTTTCCTCCGGAATATCGCTTTGTACATCTTTAATTTTTAAAAGTTTTAAAATAGGTGAAAGCATTAAGCCTTGTCCCACCAAAGTAATAAGAATGATAACAAAAGTGACAAAAAGGATAATATTTCTATGTGGAAAAGCCTCACCATTCGGTAAAAAAGCCGGAATTGAAAGTGCTGCAGCCAAAGAAACTACCCCTCTCATTGCCGCAAAACTAATGATAAAAGGTTCCCGCCAATCTGGTTTTGGAAACTTCAGTCTATAATCTTTCGAACACAGCCAAGGCAGATAAGCCACTGCATAACTGTAAAAAATTCTGGTAAAAACTATTGCTCCTCCGATAACAACACTATAGATAATACCTTCAGAAATCGTATAATCTTTCATTCCCGCTACAACCACCGGTAATTCTAGTCCGATAAGGATAAAAATAATGGTATTCATTAGGAAAATAAGAACATTCCAGACATTTCCTGCCTGAATTCTCGTGGTATGACTCATATAACAGTGAGAATTATATGACATTAACAACCCACCTGCAACAACCGATAAAACACCGGAAAAATGGAAATGTTCTGCACCTACATACATTATATACGGTACAATAAGAGTAATAACTGTATCTATATTAGAATTAGAAGGAATGTATCTTAGAAAAAATCCAAAAACAAAACCGCAAGCAATACCAACTGCTACTCCACCAACTGCCATCATAAAGAAGTCTTTAGCAGCATCAGCAAAGATAAACTGTCCAGAAATAACTGCCGCCAAAGCAAATTTAAAAACAATTAAACTCGAAGCATCGTTAATTAAACTTTCCCCTTCTAACACACTGGTAATTTTTTTTGGAATTTTCATGTGCTTCAGTACAGAAGTTGCCGCTACAGCATCTGGCGGAGAATTTACTCCTCCTAAAAGAAATCCCATCGCCACAGTAAGTCCCGGTATAATTGATGATGACAGATAAGCTACGACGATGGAGGTAAGAAAAACCAATCCAAATGCCATAGAAAAAATCTGCTTTTTCCATTTCCGAAAATCCTGCCAAGAAGTAAACCATGCCGCTTCAAATAAAATGGGAGGAAGAAAAATAAGAAAAACCAAATCTGGCTCTATTTCGATATGTGGCATACCGGGAACTAAACTTATTAAAAGCCCTGCAATAACCAAAAATATAGGATATGCAACTTTAAGCTTTTGCCCGATCATTACCAAAATCATCACCGCCAACAATACTACAATGGATAAAATGACATAATTGTGAATCATTCGTTTTTTATGTATTAAGTTAAAAAAATAATTAAGAATTTATTATAAAGCTCTGCTTATAAAGACCGAATAAAAGTATTTTTACTTTAATTTTTTGTAAAAGGTATATTATTATAAAAACCAATCTGTATTTGCCCGCGGTTTTTATTTTCCTGAATTTGGTTCATATAACCGGCTTCAATACGCATGTTTTTATTAATCACAAAGCCAACTGCTCCATAAACGCGGTTTCTATCGAAAACAGGGCTGTTGAAATGCAGGAAAATCTCATTATATGCCGAAGCATACCATGTTTTAGGCAACATTTCTTTATTGTTAATGGGAATATTAATCCCAAGCAAATAACGGAACCTCATTCTGAAATCATCCTGTAAAAAACGCTCTTCTAA encodes the following:
- a CDS encoding glutaminyl-peptide cyclotransferase; this encodes MKNKLIAGFAALLLIVSCKNDEKILTSLADYNTGMEQKGYHFGDKLTLPQEVIDNAESITISFGEKETNNLVIDPKYFTLGDNAVTFNVKTKGGETLYQDATINVYSKSPETTLNYEVVAEYPHDPKNFVQGFQLDGNTIYESDGQNGSSQILTYQLGNTTPVLSTKQPEDVFSEGSTIAGDKVYQLTWKNKKGFVYDKKTLKLLSEFDYPSVLGEGWGLTYDGKNLIASDGSKNLYFLDVNNPSKLVRYISVAGNTSVYDQLNELEYYKGFIYANVWHKPIILKINPANGEVVGKFDFSKLADPFTDVDSEHVLNGIAFKGDNMLVTGKNWSKIYEVALK
- a CDS encoding VOC family protein, giving the protein MKLKLQDLPINELRMKVNSLTPVLWTEKFEETIQFYTHVLKFSLKNQNSDWNWAVLEKDEIQIMISLPNSHEKKREICFSGSFYFNIENIQSFWDSLKFTAKICYELEVFDWGMREFAIYDNNGYILQFGESVQEISREE
- a CDS encoding Na+/H+ antiporter, whose protein sequence is MIHNYVILSIVVLLAVMILVMIGQKLKVAYPIFLVIAGLLISLVPGMPHIEIEPDLVFLIFLPPILFEAAWFTSWQDFRKWKKQIFSMAFGLVFLTSIVVAYLSSSIIPGLTVAMGFLLGGVNSPPDAVAATSVLKHMKIPKKITSVLEGESLINDASSLIVFKFALAAVISGQFIFADAAKDFFMMAVGGVAVGIACGFVFGFFLRYIPSNSNIDTVITLIVPYIMYVGAEHFHFSGVLSVVAGGLLMSYNSHCYMSHTTRIQAGNVWNVLIFLMNTIIFILIGLELPVVVAGMKDYTISEGIIYSVVIGGAIVFTRIFYSYAVAYLPWLCSKDYRLKFPKPDWREPFIISFAAMRGVVSLAAALSIPAFLPNGEAFPHRNIILFVTFVIILITLVGQGLMLSPILKLLKIKDVQSDIPEEKQEVILWRKLKETALHTLENDYTQLIETNSLVRHQKRKLENEMMMMADKTQCMASTENFSSSLHESKDVLRQVIQAQRNELHRMKREKIFDDQVLRGIEMQLDFDEAKITGFTH